A DNA window from Robbsia sp. KACC 23696 contains the following coding sequences:
- the kynU gene encoding kynureninase — protein MSFSDFSIPTSRADALQRDHDDVLAPLRDAFTLPDNVIYLDGNSLGAAPTAAAARARQVIDSEWSEQLIRSWNAAGWFDMPKRLGNKLAPLIGAAADETVITDTISINLFKVLSAALRLQQQRDPSRTVIVSERSNFPSDLYIAEGVIAQLGGKHSLKLIDDPSELADVIGADTAIVMLTQVNYRTGYLHDMAAITRLTQSRGALAVWDLAHSAGAVEIDLNGANADYAVGCTYKYLNGGPGSPGFVWVPKRHQASFEQPLSGWWGHQAPFAMESSYRPDPGIARFLCGTQPIISMALVECGLDIFERTDMAALRRKSLALTDTFIAGVKTRCSKHALTLVTPQEHTQRGSHVSFAYEQGYEVMQALIARGVIGDYREPSILRFGFTPLYTRFVDVWDAVEILGDILDSGEWQAFAKGTRDQVT, from the coding sequence ATGTCCTTTTCGGATTTCTCGATTCCGACCTCGCGTGCCGATGCGCTTCAGCGGGACCACGACGATGTACTCGCGCCACTGCGCGACGCCTTCACGTTGCCTGATAACGTGATCTACCTCGACGGCAATTCACTGGGTGCCGCGCCGACTGCCGCCGCCGCCCGCGCACGGCAGGTGATAGACAGCGAATGGTCCGAGCAATTGATCCGCAGTTGGAATGCCGCCGGCTGGTTCGACATGCCGAAGCGCCTGGGAAACAAATTGGCACCGTTGATTGGTGCCGCGGCAGACGAGACGGTCATCACCGATACGATCTCGATCAATCTGTTCAAGGTGCTCTCGGCTGCGTTACGGCTGCAGCAGCAACGCGATCCGTCTCGCACGGTGATCGTGTCGGAACGATCGAACTTCCCGTCGGATCTCTACATCGCCGAGGGCGTTATTGCGCAACTGGGCGGTAAGCACTCGCTTAAGCTGATCGACGATCCATCCGAACTGGCGGACGTGATCGGAGCCGATACCGCGATCGTCATGCTGACCCAGGTCAATTATCGGACAGGTTATTTGCATGACATGGCGGCGATAACACGTCTGACGCAGTCTCGCGGCGCCTTGGCGGTTTGGGACCTTGCGCACTCCGCGGGTGCCGTCGAGATCGACCTCAATGGCGCGAACGCCGACTACGCGGTAGGCTGCACCTATAAATATCTGAATGGCGGGCCGGGATCTCCGGGATTCGTTTGGGTTCCTAAGCGTCATCAAGCCTCGTTCGAGCAACCGCTGTCCGGATGGTGGGGGCATCAGGCGCCGTTCGCGATGGAGTCGTCGTATCGACCGGATCCGGGCATCGCACGCTTCTTATGTGGCACGCAGCCGATCATATCGATGGCGCTTGTCGAATGCGGCCTGGACATTTTCGAGAGAACGGATATGGCCGCGTTGCGTCGCAAGTCGCTGGCCTTGACCGATACGTTCATTGCAGGCGTAAAAACGCGTTGCAGCAAGCACGCCTTGACGTTGGTGACACCGCAGGAACATACCCAGCGCGGATCGCATGTCAGCTTTGCCTATGAACAGGGTTATGAGGTGATGCAGGCACTGATCGCGCGTGGCGTGATCGGCGACTATCGCGAGCCGTCCATTCTGCGTTTCGGATTTACCCCTTTGTATACGCGCTTTGTCGATGTCTGGGATGCGGTGGAGATCTTGGGGGACATTCTGGACTCCGGCGAATGGCAGGCTTTTGCCAAGGGGACGCGGGATCAGGTGACCTGA
- the kynA gene encoding tryptophan 2,3-dioxygenase, giving the protein MTQTTSKAAICPFGYGAAPDAAFPTEPSPNAGGNAPAEGWHDAQLDFSASMSYGDYLALDKILEAQHPRSPDHNEMLFIIQHQTSELWMRLMLVELHAAHEAVKRDALQESFKMLARVSRIFEQLVAAWTVLSTLTPSEYSAMRPYLEASSGFQSFQYRQIEFLLGNKNAKMLQPHAHHSARYDATRDVLLAPSFYDEVVRLLARRGFDIDPARLERDWSQPTLADPSVEAAWLAVYRDPAAHWDLYQMGEELVDLEDAFRQWRFRHVTTVERVIGAKQGTGGTNGAQYLRKMLDTVLFPELWSVRTLL; this is encoded by the coding sequence ATGACGCAAACAACATCGAAGGCGGCGATCTGCCCCTTCGGCTATGGCGCCGCCCCGGACGCGGCTTTTCCGACAGAACCATCGCCGAACGCTGGCGGCAATGCGCCGGCCGAGGGCTGGCACGATGCGCAACTCGATTTCTCGGCGTCGATGAGTTACGGCGATTATCTGGCATTGGATAAAATTCTGGAGGCGCAACATCCGCGTTCTCCGGATCATAACGAGATGCTTTTCATCATCCAGCACCAGACTTCCGAGCTGTGGATGCGGCTGATGCTCGTCGAACTGCATGCGGCGCACGAGGCGGTGAAACGGGACGCGTTGCAGGAATCGTTCAAGATGCTGGCGCGCGTGTCGCGGATTTTCGAGCAATTGGTGGCGGCGTGGACCGTGCTGTCCACGCTGACGCCGTCCGAATATTCGGCGATGCGCCCGTACCTGGAGGCCTCTTCCGGTTTCCAATCGTTCCAATATCGGCAGATCGAATTCCTGTTGGGGAACAAGAACGCGAAGATGCTGCAGCCGCATGCGCATCATTCGGCGCGTTATGACGCGACGCGCGATGTGTTGCTGGCGCCGTCGTTCTACGACGAGGTCGTGCGACTGTTGGCGCGGCGCGGATTCGATATCGATCCGGCAAGACTGGAGCGGGATTGGAGTCAGCCAACGCTGGCGGATCCCAGCGTCGAGGCCGCGTGGCTGGCCGTGTATCGCGATCCGGCGGCCCACTGGGATCTGTACCAAATGGGCGAGGAGCTCGTCGATCTAGAAGACGCCTTCCGTCAGTGGCGTTTCCGCCATGTCACGACCGTGGAGCGGGTGATCGGTGCTAAGCAGGGCACTGGTGGCACCAATGGCGCGCAGTATCTGCGCAAGATGCTGGACACGGTATTGTTCCCGGAGCTCTGGAGCGTACGCACGCTTTTGTGA
- a CDS encoding ABC transporter ATP-binding protein yields MSTVANVARNEMPLAGLQIRNVNVSIGRKRIVHDVGFDAAPGECIAVLGRNGAGKTTLIRALAGLLKAQGDIVLDGQTLDKMPPYARSALIGYVAQSLAHGDVQMSVFELLLLVQNGQTAGTIGHHSLATPASHLARAERVLQALKLESLAESKPGNLSGGQRQMVALALALVREPRLLLLDEPTSALDLNNQLHLLEYVRDYTRTHGIVTLMILHDLNQVSRYADKVLLLDQGATAAFGATAQTLTADRLRETYRVECHIVAMPDNQRAIYPLHRAL; encoded by the coding sequence ATGAGCACCGTTGCAAACGTGGCCCGTAATGAGATGCCGCTTGCCGGCTTGCAGATCCGCAATGTCAATGTGTCCATCGGACGCAAACGAATCGTCCACGATGTCGGCTTCGACGCGGCTCCGGGAGAATGTATTGCGGTACTCGGCCGCAACGGGGCGGGTAAAACAACGCTGATTCGCGCGCTTGCCGGGCTCTTGAAGGCACAGGGCGACATCGTGCTGGATGGCCAGACCCTGGACAAAATGCCGCCTTACGCGCGCAGTGCGTTGATCGGCTATGTCGCGCAGTCGTTGGCGCATGGCGACGTGCAAATGTCGGTATTCGAACTGCTATTGCTGGTTCAGAATGGGCAGACCGCGGGCACGATCGGGCATCACTCCTTGGCCACGCCGGCATCGCACCTCGCCCGCGCGGAGCGCGTATTACAGGCATTGAAGCTCGAGTCCTTGGCCGAATCGAAACCCGGCAACCTGTCCGGGGGGCAACGGCAAATGGTGGCGCTTGCGCTGGCCTTGGTTCGGGAGCCGCGATTGCTGCTGCTCGATGAGCCCACGTCGGCGCTGGATTTGAACAATCAGCTGCATTTGCTCGAATACGTCCGCGACTATACGCGCACGCACGGCATCGTCACCTTGATGATCCTGCACGACCTGAATCAGGTCAGTCGCTATGCGGACAAAGTCCTGCTGCTGGACCAAGGCGCTACCGCGGCATTCGGCGCCACCGCGCAAACCTTGACCGCCGACAGGCTCCGCGAGACCTACCGCGTCGAATGTCATATCGTGGCGATGCCCGACAACCAACGCGCCATCTACCCGCTGCACCGAGCGCTTTAA
- a CDS encoding iron ABC transporter permease yields MPDTPSPHNSAADLSSTRMLFSAQERGAPNERTLSGYATDGDGIASGVLAARYRRGIARRLLLLLIVTGLGVCAILADLAIGSGTLTLQQVLMGLLHPSEVDIGTRVILHDIRMPITFTAALSGIGLGLAGALMQTSLQNPLAEPFTIGISSAAGCGAAIAIVFQASLASLMPWLPPDMFVSLNAFVFALLTVLFISVFARSNGLGIETVTLLGIAIHFVFASALGMMQYFSDADQLQTLVFWLMGSLLKSSWLKVGLNFGVIIVLLPLVLLNSRTITTLRSFGDQAATLGVNVPRTRFLMLFAAALLASGITATIGVVGFVGLVAPHISRLLVGEDQRFSLPMTAACGMLVMTLASIASKMILPGGVLPIGMVTSLLGVPFFLAQILWLKKRGMR; encoded by the coding sequence ATGCCCGATACCCCCTCCCCACATAACAGCGCGGCCGATCTGTCGAGCACGCGCATGCTGTTTTCCGCGCAGGAGCGCGGCGCGCCCAACGAGCGCACCTTGTCCGGCTATGCCACTGACGGCGACGGCATCGCCTCGGGCGTCCTGGCGGCGCGTTATCGGCGCGGTATCGCCCGTCGCCTGCTGCTGTTGTTGATCGTCACGGGATTGGGGGTCTGTGCCATTCTGGCGGACCTGGCCATCGGCTCGGGTACGCTTACGCTGCAACAAGTCCTGATGGGCCTGCTTCACCCTTCGGAAGTCGATATCGGTACACGCGTGATCCTCCACGATATCCGGATGCCGATCACCTTCACCGCCGCGCTGTCGGGCATCGGCCTCGGTCTCGCCGGCGCGTTGATGCAGACGTCGCTGCAAAACCCACTGGCCGAACCCTTCACCATCGGCATATCGTCGGCCGCAGGCTGTGGCGCCGCGATCGCCATCGTCTTCCAAGCCTCGCTGGCCAGCCTGATGCCTTGGTTGCCGCCGGATATGTTCGTCTCGCTGAACGCGTTCGTATTTGCGCTATTGACGGTACTCTTCATCAGCGTCTTTGCCCGCAGCAACGGTCTGGGGATCGAGACCGTCACATTGCTGGGCATCGCGATTCACTTCGTCTTTGCATCCGCGCTCGGCATGATGCAGTACTTCTCCGATGCCGACCAATTGCAAACGCTGGTGTTCTGGCTGATGGGCTCGCTGCTGAAATCGAGCTGGCTGAAGGTCGGCTTGAACTTCGGCGTGATCATCGTTCTGTTGCCCCTGGTACTGCTGAACAGCCGCACCATCACCACGCTGCGCAGCTTCGGCGATCAGGCTGCCACCCTCGGCGTCAATGTCCCACGGACCCGCTTCCTGATGTTGTTTGCCGCGGCCTTGCTTGCAAGCGGCATCACCGCCACCATCGGCGTCGTCGGCTTTGTGGGTCTGGTCGCACCGCACATTTCGCGTTTGCTCGTCGGCGAGGACCAACGTTTTTCCCTGCCGATGACCGCCGCATGCGGCATGCTGGTGATGACGCTGGCTTCCATCGCCAGCAAGATGATTCTGCCGGGAGGCGTGCTACCCATCGGCATGGTCACCTCGTTGTTGGGCGTGCCATTTTTCTTGGCGCAGATTCTGTGGCTCAAGAAACGAGGTATGCGATGA
- a CDS encoding ABC transporter substrate-binding protein, which produces MKRFVVAMMAATSLALALSSVSAHATQYPVTVTDTAGRKVTIDQEPQRVVIQDGRDILTMALLDRADPFKRLVTWNNLIKNGDPDLWKTMTTRWPDAAKVPDMNFSDQGNVNLETIISKQPQLIIAQLRAKSAFEQSGVFARMAQLHIPIVFVDSEVDPVGHTAESVTLLGKVLNREKEANEYVDFYNQHLQHVEQTIAAITTPRPRVFVEAKAGFSGPDCCFTHATVGYGQLLKSVKAVNIGAELLHTPSGSVSMESVIGAKPDVYIMTGKRFGKNSTSIALPFGYGGTQAEVDAAFAKLEARPGFMQTKAAMDGQIYGIYHLFYNHAYNIVGIEYLAKILYPKQFAQLDPTADWNTIMSKFTTIPAEPLILEAKAPAKQ; this is translated from the coding sequence GTGAAGAGATTCGTCGTTGCCATGATGGCCGCCACCTCGCTGGCATTGGCCTTGTCCAGCGTGTCCGCGCACGCAACGCAGTATCCGGTCACGGTTACCGATACAGCGGGCCGGAAGGTCACCATCGATCAAGAACCCCAACGTGTGGTAATTCAGGATGGCCGCGACATCCTGACCATGGCTTTGCTGGATCGCGCCGACCCATTCAAACGCTTGGTGACCTGGAACAATCTGATCAAGAACGGCGATCCGGATCTGTGGAAAACGATGACGACGCGTTGGCCGGACGCAGCGAAAGTTCCGGACATGAACTTCTCGGACCAAGGGAACGTCAATCTCGAAACAATCATCTCGAAACAACCGCAGTTGATCATCGCGCAATTACGCGCCAAATCGGCTTTCGAGCAAAGCGGTGTGTTCGCCCGCATGGCGCAGCTTCACATCCCGATCGTCTTTGTCGACTCCGAAGTGGATCCGGTGGGACATACGGCCGAAAGCGTCACCCTGCTCGGTAAGGTTCTGAACCGGGAAAAGGAAGCGAACGAATACGTCGACTTCTACAACCAGCATCTGCAACACGTCGAGCAAACGATTGCCGCCATCACGACGCCGCGCCCGCGCGTATTCGTCGAAGCGAAGGCCGGCTTCTCCGGGCCGGATTGCTGCTTTACCCACGCCACCGTGGGATACGGTCAGTTGCTGAAGTCGGTCAAGGCCGTCAATATCGGCGCGGAACTGCTGCATACGCCGTCCGGTAGCGTGTCGATGGAAAGCGTGATCGGCGCGAAGCCCGACGTGTACATCATGACCGGCAAGCGCTTCGGCAAGAACAGCACGTCGATCGCGCTGCCCTTCGGCTATGGCGGTACGCAAGCAGAGGTGGACGCGGCATTCGCCAAGCTGGAAGCGCGTCCTGGCTTCATGCAGACGAAGGCGGCCATGGACGGCCAGATCTACGGGATCTACCACCTGTTCTACAATCACGCCTACAACATCGTCGGGATCGAATATCTCGCAAAGATCCTCTATCCGAAGCAATTCGCGCAGCTCGATCCGACCGCCGATTGGAACACGATCATGTCGAAATTCACGACGATCCCGGCCGAACCTTTGATTCTGGAAGCCAAGGCGCCCGCGAAGCAATAA
- a CDS encoding response regulator transcription factor, giving the protein MLPSPLLLVEDDPAMRERQKHILHRLGYRDDALLFAGTIAEARALLQEEPVAMALVDVGLPDGSGIDLIAEMHAGDPSLPILVVSSWSTETIIVAALQAGATGYLLKERDDVEIVMSIRSALRGGAPIDPFVARHILHLFGQKTERLAVGVGETERRAEPVRPALEMPMSKAPASEAEGPLCFHDALGSIDGTLALRPDALATPVVNYAAVAAAVVASTERASVLSKRERQILGAVGEGLSNREIADRLALSKLTVECHIKNIYKKLAVTSRVAALLKAGLIQKENFEC; this is encoded by the coding sequence GTGCTGCCGTCTCCGCTGTTGCTTGTGGAAGACGATCCAGCGATGCGGGAACGCCAGAAGCATATCCTCCACCGTCTGGGTTATCGCGACGATGCGCTGCTCTTCGCCGGGACGATTGCCGAAGCGCGCGCCTTATTACAAGAAGAGCCGGTCGCGATGGCCTTGGTGGATGTCGGCTTGCCGGATGGTAGCGGTATCGATCTGATTGCCGAAATGCACGCGGGCGATCCTTCTTTGCCGATTCTGGTGGTCTCGTCATGGAGCACGGAGACGATCATCGTCGCCGCCTTGCAGGCAGGGGCGACTGGCTATTTATTGAAAGAACGCGACGACGTCGAAATCGTGATGAGCATCCGCAGCGCGTTGCGTGGCGGCGCGCCGATCGATCCCTTTGTTGCGCGGCATATCCTGCATTTGTTCGGGCAGAAGACCGAGCGCCTTGCGGTCGGCGTGGGGGAGACCGAGCGCCGCGCCGAGCCGGTGCGGCCGGCGTTGGAAATGCCGATGTCGAAAGCACCAGCGTCGGAAGCGGAAGGGCCGTTGTGCTTTCACGATGCGCTTGGGTCGATCGACGGGACGCTGGCGCTGCGTCCGGATGCGTTAGCGACGCCGGTCGTTAATTACGCGGCTGTCGCGGCTGCCGTGGTTGCGTCGACCGAACGGGCATCGGTGTTGAGCAAACGGGAGCGACAGATCCTTGGCGCAGTGGGGGAAGGATTATCGAATCGTGAAATCGCCGATCGGCTGGCGTTGTCGAAATTGACGGTCGAGTGCCACATAAAGAACATTTACAAGAAACTCGCCGTCACTTCGCGCGTCGCCGCGCTGCTCAAAGCAGGCTTGATTCAAAAGGAGAATTTCGAATGCTGA
- a CDS encoding phage integrase Arm DNA-binding domain-containing protein, which produces MAARRRDARKRGWPANLYQNSLGYFWYRHPVTGKTYGLGRDLKDASLQAKAVNAQLALEAVSPTLLGRIESKQKTVSAWIDEYMEPHRKKSAGKAVLRNMEAEVAFINAAIGSKLVIMVEARDIVEMLRAATARGKTLPSRVRGRAKQLFREAINEGLLKPGQNPVESTKLPHYVVSRSRLTLEYFLKVRELASRDPRQSWFVNAMNIALISGQRVGDIQLLEKPAIRDGFWWNEQQKTGVKVKIPLDLYMPAIDMTLQDAFKRCQDNVLSKRLIHLSRNTGSSKAGDAPHPATLSYYFKNFITEAGYVCEEGKTVPTFHEIRSLSSRLYTDLHGKDFTQALLGHKTSQMADMYRDSRGAEWSEVKLKVS; this is translated from the coding sequence GTGGCCGCTAGACGCCGTGACGCCCGCAAGCGCGGGTGGCCTGCAAACCTGTACCAAAACAGCCTCGGCTATTTTTGGTACAGGCATCCCGTTACCGGGAAGACATACGGCCTCGGCCGCGATCTAAAAGATGCGTCGCTGCAAGCGAAGGCGGTCAACGCTCAGTTGGCGCTCGAAGCGGTGTCGCCAACACTACTGGGACGGATCGAGTCAAAGCAGAAGACCGTTTCGGCGTGGATCGATGAGTATATGGAACCGCACCGCAAGAAATCCGCCGGCAAGGCTGTCCTGCGCAACATGGAAGCTGAAGTGGCCTTCATCAATGCGGCGATCGGATCTAAGCTCGTGATCATGGTCGAGGCGCGGGACATTGTCGAAATGCTCCGCGCCGCGACAGCGCGCGGCAAAACGTTGCCATCACGAGTCCGCGGACGGGCAAAGCAACTGTTTCGGGAGGCGATCAACGAGGGGCTTCTGAAGCCAGGTCAAAATCCTGTGGAATCGACGAAGTTGCCGCATTACGTCGTGTCGCGATCGCGCCTGACGCTCGAATATTTCCTAAAGGTGCGAGAACTCGCATCGCGGGATCCACGCCAGTCCTGGTTCGTCAATGCCATGAACATCGCGCTCATCTCGGGACAGCGGGTGGGCGACATCCAGCTTTTGGAGAAACCCGCGATCCGGGACGGCTTTTGGTGGAACGAGCAGCAGAAGACGGGCGTCAAGGTGAAGATCCCTCTCGACCTATACATGCCAGCGATCGATATGACCTTGCAGGATGCATTTAAGCGCTGCCAAGACAACGTTCTGAGCAAGCGCCTCATCCATCTCTCGCGCAACACTGGCTCCTCGAAAGCCGGAGATGCCCCGCATCCGGCGACACTGTCGTATTACTTCAAGAATTTCATCACCGAAGCCGGCTACGTCTGCGAGGAAGGCAAAACGGTGCCGACGTTCCATGAGATCCGATCGCTGTCATCGCGCCTTTACACGGACCTTCACGGGAAGGATTTCACCCAGGCACTCTTAGGCCATAAGACGTCTCAGATGGCAGATATGTATCGCGATTCACGCGGCGCCGAGTGGTCTGAAGTGAAGCTCAAAGTATCCTAG
- a CDS encoding excisionase, giving the protein MMTRVKLVPIAEWAKSLMGEHAPHPNTLRNWTHAGKISPHPVRMGLKFFVQEDARFIDPVAERRERILSGR; this is encoded by the coding sequence ATGATGACACGCGTGAAACTTGTTCCGATCGCAGAGTGGGCGAAAAGCCTGATGGGCGAGCACGCTCCGCACCCCAACACCCTGCGTAACTGGACTCACGCGGGCAAAATCAGCCCGCATCCGGTGCGCATGGGCCTGAAATTTTTCGTTCAGGAGGATGCCCGATTCATCGATCCAGTGGCCGAGCGCCGCGAGAGGATTCTCAGTGGCCGCTAG
- a CDS encoding J domain-containing protein: MTVTDGVQRVLAELQRFGIDRQDVIVSTNVRTRLDGLPRSGEREPADSGAAVYWQERTGARRVIAIDHYIKVADNLAAIAATLDAMRSIERHGGARILERAFTGFTALPGATAPSWRDVFGVPPDCHDMAVVRAAYRRRASSAHPDKGGSNDEMATLNAALRDASTELGKPIGGEGS, from the coding sequence TTGACGGTAACCGACGGCGTGCAGCGCGTGCTCGCGGAGTTGCAGCGCTTCGGCATTGACCGGCAGGACGTGATCGTGTCAACCAACGTGCGCACGCGATTGGACGGTCTGCCCCGCTCTGGCGAGCGCGAGCCGGCTGATTCCGGCGCCGCGGTGTATTGGCAGGAGCGTACCGGCGCGCGGCGCGTGATCGCGATCGATCATTACATCAAGGTCGCAGACAACCTCGCGGCAATCGCTGCGACGCTCGATGCCATGCGGTCGATCGAGCGCCACGGCGGCGCCAGGATCCTTGAGCGCGCCTTCACTGGCTTCACCGCGCTGCCCGGCGCCACTGCACCCAGTTGGCGTGATGTGTTCGGGGTGCCTCCCGACTGCCACGACATGGCTGTCGTGCGCGCAGCGTATCGGCGCCGCGCCAGCTCAGCACACCCAGACAAAGGCGGCAGCAACGACGAGATGGCGACGTTGAATGCGGCGTTGCGAGATGCTTCAACGGAGTTGGGCAAGCCGATCGGGGGTGAAGGGTCATGA
- a CDS encoding phage Gp37/Gp68 family protein, with protein MSENSKIEWCDHTFNPWEGCQKVGPGCDHCYAETRNARYAGGTAVNWGPGAPRRRTSVANWRKPLAWNRNAGLFYAQHQRRQRVFCASLADVFDNEVPPFWRADLLDLIEQTPNLDWLLLTKRIGNVRSMVREAHGDRMDFDHFGSSWLPDNVWLGATIVNQAEADRDIPKLLAVPARVRFLSMEPLLGPVDLERPMPGPDLAQGGGGMICQPWMIQSGIDWVIVGGESGANARPMHPGWARAIRDQCSAAGVPFLFKQNGEWVSVSEIAGPGEHFYFPDGATVRRVGKKAAGRTLDGTTHDGFPGAVA; from the coding sequence ATGAGCGAGAACAGCAAAATCGAATGGTGTGACCACACGTTCAACCCCTGGGAAGGATGCCAGAAGGTTGGCCCCGGATGCGACCACTGCTACGCAGAGACGCGCAACGCGCGGTACGCGGGCGGCACTGCAGTTAATTGGGGGCCGGGCGCCCCACGTCGGCGAACGTCTGTCGCCAACTGGCGCAAGCCGCTGGCGTGGAACCGGAACGCGGGTCTCTTCTACGCGCAGCATCAGCGCCGGCAGCGCGTGTTCTGCGCCAGTCTGGCCGACGTGTTCGATAACGAGGTCCCGCCATTCTGGCGTGCCGACCTGCTCGACCTTATCGAACAGACGCCGAATCTCGACTGGCTCCTCCTGACGAAGCGCATCGGAAATGTGCGGAGCATGGTGCGCGAGGCCCATGGTGATCGAATGGATTTCGACCACTTTGGCTCGTCTTGGCTGCCCGACAACGTCTGGCTTGGCGCCACGATCGTCAACCAGGCGGAAGCCGATCGCGACATCCCGAAGCTGCTGGCCGTGCCGGCGCGCGTGCGGTTCCTGTCGATGGAGCCGTTGCTGGGACCTGTCGACCTGGAACGCCCTATGCCCGGACCGGATCTCGCTCAAGGCGGCGGCGGCATGATTTGCCAACCTTGGATGATTCAGAGCGGCATCGACTGGGTCATCGTCGGCGGCGAGAGCGGGGCCAACGCGCGCCCGATGCACCCGGGCTGGGCGCGCGCGATCCGCGATCAGTGCTCTGCCGCCGGCGTGCCGTTCCTTTTCAAGCAAAACGGCGAATGGGTGTCCGTCAGCGAGATTGCCGGCCCCGGTGAGCACTTCTACTTCCCGGATGGCGCGACGGTGCGCCGCGTCGGGAAGAAAGCTGCCGGCCGCACGCTCGACGGTACGACGCACGATGGGTTTCCGGGAGCTGTAGCATGA